In a genomic window of Primulina huaijiensis isolate GDHJ02 chromosome 10, ASM1229523v2, whole genome shotgun sequence:
- the LOC140986586 gene encoding uncharacterized protein — protein sequence MGPELVQMTVDKVKIVREKLKRAQDRQKSWADLKRRPVEFNVDKKAYVKVSPMRGVFRFSKAGKLNSRYVGPFEILEKVGTLACRLALPPSMSRIHNVFHVSQLRRYIPDPSHVLEVEPLLIEGNLGEELKYEEVSIRIVDTKEQVLIRRIIPYVKVQWSNHSEREATWEVEEKMRKEYPYLFGDQANSSFEDETSRKEGGM from the coding sequence ATGGGACCCGAGCTAGTACAGATGACAGTGGACAAGGTCAAAATTGTCCGAGAAAAGCTCAAGAGAGCTCAAGACCGACAGAAGAGCTGGGCCGATCTTAAAAGAAGGCCTGTAGAGTTCAACGTGGACAAGAAGGCTTATGTGAAAGTCTCGCCTATGAGAGGTGTTTTCCGATTCAGTAAAGCCGGGAAACTGAACTCTCGATATGTTGGACCATTCGAAATCTTGGAAAAAGTAGGCACGCTAGCATGCAGGCTGGCATTGCCACCAAGCATGTCAAGGATCCACAACGTGTTCCATGTGTCCCAACTGAGAAGGTACATTCCAGACCCGAGTCACGTGTTGGAGGTAGAACCACTCTTGATCGAAGGGAACTTGGGAGAAGAActgaaatacgaagaagtctCTATCAGAATCGTGGACACCAAAGAACAAGTTCTTATACGACGTATCATTCCCTACGTCAAGGTACAGTGGTCCAACCACTCAGAgcgagaagcaacttgggaagtGGAAGAGAAGATGCGAAAGGAATATCCCTACCTATTTGGAGACCAAGCCaactcaagtttcgaggacgaaacttctcgTAAGGAGGGAGGCATGTGA